The Thermodesulfitimonas autotrophica genome includes the window CAAGAGCGAGCAGGAGATGGCCGACTTTTGGGACACCCACAGCGTAGCCGACTACTGGGACCAGCTCGAACCCGACGAAATCGAGCTCGCGCCCGAGCTGGCTGCGAAGATCGCGGAGCGGTCTAAGACGAAGCGCGTCACCCTGCGGCTGCGGGTGTCGCAGATTGAGGCGGCGAAGCGGATAGCGAAGGAGAAAGACATACCCTACCAGACCCTCCTGCGGTCCTGGATCGCGGAGGCGATCAGGAGGGAGCAGGAAAAGAGGGCGTAGGCCGAAGCGGCACG containing:
- a CDS encoding CopG family antitoxin is translated as MKEEKTIPEFKSEQEMADFWDTHSVADYWDQLEPDEIELAPELAAKIAERSKTKRVTLRLRVSQIEAAKRIAKEKDIPYQTLLRSWIAEAIRREQEKRA